Genomic segment of Sodaliphilus pleomorphus:
GCGTGATCATCATGACCGATGCCGATGTCGACGGTGCCCACATCGCCACGCTGCTCATGACCTTCTTCTACCGCTGTATCCCCGACATCATCACCCACGGGTGCCTCTACATAGCCACGCCGCCGCTGTACCGCTGTCTGAAGGGCAACAACCAGGAGTACTGCTGGACCGACCAGCAGGTGCGCACGTTTATCGACAAGTACGGCCAGGGCGAGGAGCGCAATGTGAAGGTGCAGCGATTCAAGGGTCTGGGCGAGATGAACCCCGAGCAACTGTGGGACACCACCATGGACCCCGAAAACCGCATGCTCAAGCGCGTGCGCGTCGAGGACGCCGCTTCGGCCGACCACACCTTCTCGATGCTCATGGGCGAGGATGTGGCACCGCGCCGCAAGTTTATCGAGGAAAACGCCACCTACGCCACCCTCGACACTTGATGGCAGCGGGCCGCGACACGGCCAGAACCTAAGGAAAAGAAGACCTTGCCAATTCCTTAAGATACGCAACACCACACCACAGTGACGATCTATCGAAACAGCAATTCGGCCGCCTGACCCCCTGTCAAGCGGCCGAATCTTGTAAAATGACAATTGTAAAGTATGGAGATTTCACAACAATTTATAGCGCAGCTGCAAGCGCTGCTGCCCCATGAGTGGGAGGCACTGGCAGCGGCCATCACCACCACGCCGCCAGCAGTGTCGATACGCCTCAACACGGCCAAGGGGGCGCATGAAGCCCGCACGACAGGACTGGAGCCTGTGCCCTGGTGCCCGGCGGGGCGCTATCTCGCGGGGCGGGAGCCCTTCACCTTCGACACCGCTTTCCAGACGGGCCTGTACTATGTGCAAGACGCCTCGTCGATGTTTATAGCGCACGTCATCGGCTCGCTCGTCGACGGGCCGGTGCGCTACCTCGACCTGTGTGCCGCGCCCGGGGGCAAGACCACCGCGGCAATCCAGGCTCTGCCGCCAGGCTCGACCGTGGTGGCCAACGAGGTGATGCCTCAACGGGCTCGCGTGCTGTGCGAGAACGTGACCAAGTGGGGCAGCCCGCGCTGCTTTGTGACCAGCAACCCTGCCAGCGACTTCAAGCAACTCAGGCACTACTTCGACGTGGTGGCCGTCGACGCCCCGTGCAGCGGCGAGGGCATGATGCGCAAGGAGGCCGAGGCTGTGGCCCAGTGGAGCCCGGCGCTGGTGCGCCAGTGCGCCGCCTTGCAGCGCAGCATTGTCGACGATGCCTGGCACGCCCTCAAGCCAGGCGGACTGCTGATATACAGCACGTGCACCTACAACAGCGAGGAAAACGAGCAAGTGGTGCAGCACCTCATCGACACCTGCCAGGCCACCACGGTCGAGGTGCCGGTCGAGGCTGGCTGGAAGGTGCACCCCGGCATAGGCACCAGCGCCCATTGCTACCGCTTCATGCCTCACCTCACCCGCGGCGAGGGTCTCTTCATGGCCGTGCTGCGCAAGCCCGAGGGCAAGGCAAAACCGCCCAAGATGAAAGCCGTCAAGGCCCGTGGCAACACCGCCTGGCCACGCGGCACCGAGCACTGGCTCGAGTGCGCCAGCGACTACAGCCTGGCCATGCGCGGCGACACCATCGTAGCCATCCCGCACGACCTTGAGCCCTGCGCGG
This window contains:
- a CDS encoding methyltransferase RsmF C-terminal domain-like protein, producing the protein MEISQQFIAQLQALLPHEWEALAAAITTTPPAVSIRLNTAKGAHEARTTGLEPVPWCPAGRYLAGREPFTFDTAFQTGLYYVQDASSMFIAHVIGSLVDGPVRYLDLCAAPGGKTTAAIQALPPGSTVVANEVMPQRARVLCENVTKWGSPRCFVTSNPASDFKQLRHYFDVVAVDAPCSGEGMMRKEAEAVAQWSPALVRQCAALQRSIVDDAWHALKPGGLLIYSTCTYNSEENEQVVQHLIDTCQATTVEVPVEAGWKVHPGIGTSAHCYRFMPHLTRGEGLFMAVLRKPEGKAKPPKMKAVKARGNTAWPRGTEHWLECASDYSLAMRGDTIVAIPHDLEPCAALLHGVLHVLHEGITLGTVKGKNCVPSHALALSTALNPEAFARCEVDYATAMAYMRGETVVVDAPRGYVLLTHHGSPIGFANNLGSRANNLYPKPWRILSTHIPAQEPAVVTAGSCVHGEG